One Hippoglossus stenolepis isolate QCI-W04-F060 chromosome 22, HSTE1.2, whole genome shotgun sequence DNA segment encodes these proteins:
- the gpr85 gene encoding probable G protein-coupled receptor 85, with product MIPPPSMANYSHAGDHTILQNVSPLATFLKLTSLGFIIGVGVVGNLLISILLVKDKSLHRAPYYFLLDLCASDILRSAICFPFVFTSVKNGSAWTYGTLTCKVIAFLGVLSCFHTAFMLFCVSVTRYLAIAHHRFYTKRLTFWTCLAVICMVWTLSVAMAFPPVLDVGTYSFIREEDQCTFQHRSFRANDSLGFMLLLALILLATQLVYLKLIFFVHDRRKMKPVQFVPAVSQNWTFHGPGASGQAAANWLAGFGRGPTPPTLLGIRQNSNAAGRRRLLVLDEFKTEKRISRMFYIMTFFFLALWGPYLVACYWRVFARGPVVPGGYLTAAVWMSFAQAGVNPFICIFSNRELRRCFSTTLLYCRKSRLPREPYCVI from the coding sequence ATGATCCCTCCTCCATCTATGGCGAACTATAGTCATGCAGGGGACCACACCATCTTGCAGAATGTCTCTCCTCTCGCCACGTTCCTCAAATTGACCTCCCTGGGTTTCATCATCGGCGTCGGCGTGGTCGGAAACCTCCTGATCTCCATCCTGCTGGTCAAAGACAAGAGCCTGCACCGGGCACCCTACTATTTCCTGCTGGACCTGTGCGCCTCCGACATCCTGCGCTCCGCCATCTGCTTTCCCTTCGTCTTCACTTCGGTCAAGAATGGGTCGGCCTGGACGTACGGCACGCTGACTTGCAAAGTGATCGCCTTCCTGGGTGTCCTCTCTTGTTTCCATACGGCGTTCATGCTGTTTTGCGTCAGCGTCACCCGCTACCTGGCCATCGCTCATCACCGTTTCTACACCAAGAGGCTGACCTTCTGGACCTGCCTCGCCGTCATCTGCATGGTGTGGACGTTGTCGGTGGCTATGGCGTTCCCGCCAGTGCTAGATGTAGGGACGTACTCTTTTATCCGGGAGGAGGACCAGTGCACATTCCAGCACCGCTCCTTCAGGGCAAACGATTCGCTGGGCTTCATGCTCCTGCTGGCGCTCATCCTCCTGGCCACACAGCTGGTTTACCTCAAGCTCATCTTTTTCGTCCACGACCGTCGAAAGATGAAGCCTGTCCAGTTCGTGCCTGCCGTCAGCCAGAACTGGACCTTCCACGGGCCGGGGGCCAGCGGGCAGGCGGCGGCCAACTGGCTGGCTGGATTTGGCCGAGGCCCCACCCCGCCTACTTTGCTGGGCATCCGGCAGAACAGCAACGCAGCAGGCCGCAGGCGTCTACTGGTGTTAGATGAGTTCAAAACGGAGAAGAGGATTAGTAGGATGTTCTACATCATGACGTTTTTCTTCCTAGCTCTGTGGGGGCCCTATCTGGTTGCCTGCTACTGGCGGGTGTTTGCAAGGGGCCCCGTGGTCCCTGGGGGCTACCTGACGGCAGCCGTGTGGATGAGCTTTGCCCAGGCGGGGGTCAACCCTTTCATCTGCATCTTCTCCAACAGGGAGCTCCGGCGCTGCTTCAGCACCACACTCCTCTACTGCAGAAAATCCAGGTTACCAAGGGAACCCTACTGCGTTATATGA
- the LOC118101954 gene encoding small integral membrane protein 30: MDPRLQLPNAAAVICLIVLTLIPPAEAYDAGDALALLLGSVLAVVGFCACLGWYARRRNGQL, translated from the coding sequence ATGGACCCCAGACTTCAGCTCCCAAACGCCGCAGCGGTCATCTGTCTCATCGTCCTCACCTTGATCCCCCCGGCGGAGGCTTACGACGCCGGCGACGCGCTGGCCCTGCTCCTGGGCAGCGTCCTGGCCGTGGTGGGCTTCTGCGCCTGCCTCGGCTGGTACGCGCGGAGGCGGAACGGACAGCTGTGA